A portion of the Malania oleifera isolate guangnan ecotype guangnan chromosome 3, ASM2987363v1, whole genome shotgun sequence genome contains these proteins:
- the LOC131150437 gene encoding uncharacterized protein LOC131150437 isoform X2, whose translation MEEGARSCERSGTVVKSRNSSGCLIVRKKGDGVSGIGSSGSRKVFESKKEKKRPRLIPSDSGSSDELLLEPFRGSIGHGVNQVHNGSIGFDKGLIEESKIGRKRNRLEHVKRNRVVCGNDEGGMETKRSKLDVFEFNEYDGNEMMDEDLDEDELDGRRFLGSKSMARSGALRAFETGSSRHAGVDRKKHSFFDSGDSLSGERNRGAEYSNKNRFEMKRDGAARLPDSLIREKLRVPSDEAIRLQGKNGVLKVMVNKKNNVGGSTKSYDRRKVEENRKDSSLGDTAKGGLLIHPSSYSEPKLLEKPGSAIRTEKGQLNVRKSLPSKKSKAGDSDSDDSDASLRLASDNVGTTSVSTARARYGGGRTHQTAKLSPPRCKEGKVRRGSGTEKQLLRERIRKMLINAGWTIDYRPRRNRDYLDAVYINPTGTAYWSIIKAYDALQKQLDFEDNSFKPSGDSSPFTPISEEVLSKLTRQTRKKIEKEMKKKQREGGWSENAKGVAVRNSATTKKHTESSDSGGHEEKLSSFIRHNGRSLKGRPHEIDYVNVSNSTSSTYKGATKHDRIERLSSASNSRVLLGRKSRKIGRCTLLVRSSGKGQHLETDGFVPYTGKRTLLSWMIDSGTVQLSEKVQYMNRRRTRIMLEGWITRDGIHCGCCSKILTVSKFEIHAGSKLRQPFQNIFLESGDSLLQCQLEAWNRQEESERCGFHHVDTDGDDPNDDTCGICADGGDLICCDGCPSTFHLSCLHIQMPSPGDWHCPNCSCKFCGVLDGNFSQGNDITVGALLRCSLCQKKYHESCIPENDAVPMGSSTLPTSFCGKNCRELYERLQKFLGVKHELEAGFTWSLIHRTDPDSDTSLRGFPQRVECNSKLAVALSIMDECFLPIFDRRSGINLIHNVLYNCGSNFSRLDYSGFYTAILEKGDEIISAASIRIHGTQLAEMPFIGTRHIYRRQGMCRRLFCAIEPALSSLKVKRLIIPAISDLMHTWTGVFGFNPLEESHKQEMRSLNMLAFPGMDMLQKQLLEQETTEANITASTGARTIGFKGNYCSANDLVTKSDMDSSVEHDLHVCNDAKLHDTDWINDKGGTADSVTDLATKSDLDSSVGHDLHVCNDDDVHDADAINDKVAATDSAIDVATKSDVESSACLHGGNGMLGVDGMNDKVAGADSTTALATKSVVDTSVANGLHLCSDNGILDSDGINHKAAAADSGLLAVDLPSNDISPMSCSSDAPWDNFQVLAEGNVCSSSQLRDKFAESVSVGKPFLPSDVDDNVLEMEKHAPDSTIKHTIRSSAVVEAGAPEGNIEAASVEITRDSPECV comes from the exons ATGGAGGAGGGCGCGAGATCTTGTGAACGTTCGGGGACCGTAGTGAAGAGTAGGAACTCCTCTGGATGTTTAATTGTTAGGAAGAAAGGGGATGGGGTGAGTGGGATTGGTTCTTCGGGGTCCAGGAAGGTTTTTGAAtcgaagaaagagaagaagaggcCTAGATTGATTCCCAGTGATTCAGGATCGAGTGACGAGCTTCTTTTGGAGCCTTTCCGTGGAAGCATTGGTCACGGAGTGAATCAAGTACATAATGGTTCAATTGGTTTTGATAAGGGTCTTATAGAGGAGAGTAAAATTGGTCGGAAGAGGAACAGGTTGGAGCATGTTAAGCGGAATAGGGTAGTTTGTGGGAATGATGAGGGTGGGATGGAAACTAAGAGAAGTAAGTTAGATGTGTTTGAGTTTAACGAGTATGATGGAAATGAGATGATGGATGAAGACTTGGATGAGGATGAACTCGATGGGAGAAGGTTTTTGGGTTCAAAATCAATGGCAAGAAGTGGTGCCCTGCGGGCATTTGAGACTGGTTCTAGTAGACATGCTGGAGTTGACAGGAAAAAGCATTCCTTTTTTGACAGTGGTGACAGCTTATCTGGTGAAAGGAATAGGGGAGCTGAGTATTCTAATAAGAATAGGTTTGAGATGAAGAGGGATGGGGCTGCTCGGCTTCCAGATTCATTGATAAGAGAGAAGTTGAGGGTTCCTTCAGATGAAGCAATTAGGCTGCAGGGAAAGAATGGTGTTTTGAAGGTGATggtaaataaaaagaataatgtGGGTGGATCCACGAAAAGTTATGATCGCCGGAAAGTTGAAGAAAACAGAAAAGATTCTAGCTTGGGTGATACTGCCAAAGGTGGTTTATTGATTCATCCTTCGTCTTACTCAGAACCAAAGCTTCTCGAGAAACCCGGCTCTGCCATTAGGACTGAGAAAGGTCAGTTGAATGTTCGAAAATCATTGCCAAGTAAGAAAAGTAAGGCAGGTGATTCTGATTCAGATGACAGTGATGCATCATTGAGGTTGGCATCAGACAATGTGGGAACCACCAGTGTTTCTACGGCAAGGGCAAGGTATGGGGGAGGAAGAACACATCAAACTGCAAAGCTTTCTCCACCAAGATGCAAGGAAGGAAAAGTTAGGCGTGGCAGCGGCACAGAGAAGCAATTGCTACGAGAGCGTATAAGGAAGATGCTTATTAATGCAGGCTGGACAATTGATTATAGACCTAGAAGGAACAGAGACTATTTAGATGCAGTCTACATTAATCCCACAGGAACAGCTTATTGGTCCATCATCAAGGCTTATGATGCACTTCAAAAACAATTAGATTTTGAGGACAATAGCTTCAAACCTAGTGGGGACTCTTCTCCATTCACTCCAATATCAGAGGAGGTACTCAGTAAATTAACTAGGCAAACCCGGaagaaaatagagaaagaaatgaaaaagaagcaaagagaaggtggttggagtgaGAATGCAAAAGGAGTGGCTGTGAGAAATTCTGCAACTACCAAGAAACATACAGAGAGCAGTGACAGTGGTGGCCACGAAGAGAAATTGAGTTCCTTCATAAGGCACAATGGCCGGTCACTGAAGGGTAGACCACATGAAATAGATTATGTGAATGTGAGTAATTCAACCAGTAGCACATACAAGGGAGCAACCAAGCACGATAGGATTGAAAGACTTTCCTCTGCATCCAATTCTCGTGTGCTTTTAGGAAGGAAAAGTCGAAAAATTGGCAGATGTACTTTGTTGGTACGCAGTTCTGGTAAGGGTCAGCATTTGGAAACTGATGGCTTTGTTCCGTATACAGGGAAGCGAACCCTGCTGTCCTGGATGATTGACTCTGGAACTGTGCAATTGAGTGAAAAAGTACAGTATATGAATCGCAGACGCACACGAATAATGTTGGAGGGCTGGATCACAAGAGATGGCATTCATTGTGGTTGCTGCAGTAAAATTCTCACAGTCTCCAAGTTTGAGATTCATGCTGGAAGCAAATTGCGTCAGCCATtccaaaatatatttttggaatcTGGAGATTCCCTTCTGCAATGCCAGCTAGAAGCATGGAACCGGCAAGAGGAGTCTGAACGTTGCGGTTTCCACCATGTAGACACTGATGGCGATGATCCAAATGATGATACCTGTGGCATCTGTGCAGATGGTGGTGATTTGATCTGTTGTGATGGTTGTCcatcaacatttcatctgagctGCTTACACATACAG ATGCCTTCCCCTGGTGATTGGCACTGTCCAAATTGTTCATGTAAATTTTGTGGAGTGCTGGATGGGAATTTTTCTCAAGGAAATGATATTACTGTAGGTGCACTGCTAAGGTGCAGTCTATGTCAGAAAAAAT ATCATGAATCATGCATTCCAGAGAATGATGCTGTACCAATGGGTTCCAGTACTCTACCAACTTCTTTCTGCGGGAAGAACTGTAGAGAG CTTTATGAGCGTTTACAGAAGTTCCTTGGTGTTAAGCATGAACTTGAAGCAGGATTTACATGGTCCCTTATTCATCGAACAGATCCAGACTCAGATACATCTCTCAGAGGCTTTCCTCAAAGGGTAGAGTGCAACTCTAAGCTGGCTGTTGCACTGAGTATTATGGATGAATGTTTTTTGCCTATTTTTGACCGTAGGAGTGGAATCAATTTGATTCATAATGTTCTTTATAATTGCGG ATCAAACTTCAGCCGGTTGGACTATAGTGGCTTCTACACAGCCATTTTGGAGAAGGGTGATGAAATAATCTCTGCTGCATCTATCAG GATCCATGGGACACAACTAGCAGAAATGCCTTTCATTGGAACCCGCCATATCTATAGGCGCCAGGGGATGTGTCGTCGGCTTTTTTGTGCCATTGAACCG GCTCTCAGTTCTCTTAAAGTTAAGAGACTGATTATACCTGCCATATCCGATCTCATGCACACATGGACTGGAGTTTTTGGTTTCAATCCTCTTGAAGAATCGCATAAGCAAGAAATGAGGTCCTTGAACATGTTAGCCTTCCCTGGTATGGATATGTTACAAAAACAATTATTGGAGCAAGAGACTACCGAGGCAAACATAACTGCAAGCACAG GTGCAAGGACCATTGGATTTAAAGGCAACTACTGTAGTGCGAATGATTTAGTAACGAAATCTGATATGGATTCCTCTGTGGAGCATGACCTCCATGTTTGCAATGATGCCAAGTTGCATGATACTGATTGGATAAATGACAAAGGTGGGACTGCTGACTCTGTGACCGATTTAGCTACTAAATCAGATTTGGATTCTTCTGTGGGGCATGATCTCCATGTTTGCAATGATGATGACGTGCATGATGCAGATGCAATAAATGACAAAGTTGCTGCCACTGATTCTGCTATTGATGTAGCAACTAAATCTGATGTGGAGTCCTCTGCATGCCTCCACGGAGGCAATGGCATGCTTGGTGTAGATGGGATGAATGACAAAGTTGCTGGTGCTGATTCCACGACTGCTTTAGCCACTAAATCTGTTGTGGATACATCTGTGGCGAATGGTCTCCATTTGTGCAGTGATAATGGCATACTTGATTCTGATGGGATAAACCACAAAGCTGCTGCAGCTGATTCTGGTTTGTTGGCTGTGGATCTTCCCTCAAATGATATATCCCCGATGAGTTGTTCTTCAGATGCGCCTTGGGATAACTTCCAAGTCCTTGCTGAAGGGAATGTATGTTCTAGTTCTCAGTTAAGGGATAAGTTTGCTGAATCTGTTTCTGTAGGAAAGCCTTTCCTTCCCTCTGATGTGGATGACAATGTTCTTGAGATGGAAAAACATGCACCAGATTCTACCATTAAACACACTATCCGGTCTTCTGCAGTAGTTGAAGCTGGTGCTCCAGAAGGAAACATTGAAGCTGCTAGTGTCGAAATCACCCGGGATTCTCCAG AATGTGTTTGA
- the LOC131150437 gene encoding uncharacterized protein LOC131150437 isoform X1 produces the protein MEEGARSCERSGTVVKSRNSSGCLIVRKKGDGVSGIGSSGSRKVFESKKEKKRPRLIPSDSGSSDELLLEPFRGSIGHGVNQVHNGSIGFDKGLIEESKIGRKRNRLEHVKRNRVVCGNDEGGMETKRSKLDVFEFNEYDGNEMMDEDLDEDELDGRRFLGSKSMARSGALRAFETGSSRHAGVDRKKHSFFDSGDSLSGERNRGAEYSNKNRFEMKRDGAARLPDSLIREKLRVPSDEAIRLQGKNGVLKVMVNKKNNVGGSTKSYDRRKVEENRKDSSLGDTAKGGLLIHPSSYSEPKLLEKPGSAIRTEKGQLNVRKSLPSKKSKAGDSDSDDSDASLRLASDNVGTTSVSTARARYGGGRTHQTAKLSPPRCKEGKVRRGSGTEKQLLRERIRKMLINAGWTIDYRPRRNRDYLDAVYINPTGTAYWSIIKAYDALQKQLDFEDNSFKPSGDSSPFTPISEEVLSKLTRQTRKKIEKEMKKKQREGGWSENAKGVAVRNSATTKKHTESSDSGGHEEKLSSFIRHNGRSLKGRPHEIDYVNVSNSTSSTYKGATKHDRIERLSSASNSRVLLGRKSRKIGRCTLLVRSSGKGQHLETDGFVPYTGKRTLLSWMIDSGTVQLSEKVQYMNRRRTRIMLEGWITRDGIHCGCCSKILTVSKFEIHAGSKLRQPFQNIFLESGDSLLQCQLEAWNRQEESERCGFHHVDTDGDDPNDDTCGICADGGDLICCDGCPSTFHLSCLHIQMPSPGDWHCPNCSCKFCGVLDGNFSQGNDITVGALLRCSLCQKKYHESCIPENDAVPMGSSTLPTSFCGKNCRELYERLQKFLGVKHELEAGFTWSLIHRTDPDSDTSLRGFPQRVECNSKLAVALSIMDECFLPIFDRRSGINLIHNVLYNCGSNFSRLDYSGFYTAILEKGDEIISAASIRIHGTQLAEMPFIGTRHIYRRQGMCRRLFCAIEPALSSLKVKRLIIPAISDLMHTWTGVFGFNPLEESHKQEMRSLNMLAFPGMDMLQKQLLEQETTEANITASTGARTIGFKGNYCSANDLVTKSDMDSSVEHDLHVCNDAKLHDTDWINDKGGTADSVTDLATKSDLDSSVGHDLHVCNDDDVHDADAINDKVAATDSAIDVATKSDVESSACLHGGNGMLGVDGMNDKVAGADSTTALATKSVVDTSVANGLHLCSDNGILDSDGINHKAAAADSGLLAVDLPSNDISPMSCSSDAPWDNFQVLAEGNVCSSSQLRDKFAESVSVGKPFLPSDVDDNVLEMEKHAPDSTIKHTIRSSAVVEAGAPEGNIEAASVEITRDSPGETYAENLI, from the exons ATGGAGGAGGGCGCGAGATCTTGTGAACGTTCGGGGACCGTAGTGAAGAGTAGGAACTCCTCTGGATGTTTAATTGTTAGGAAGAAAGGGGATGGGGTGAGTGGGATTGGTTCTTCGGGGTCCAGGAAGGTTTTTGAAtcgaagaaagagaagaagaggcCTAGATTGATTCCCAGTGATTCAGGATCGAGTGACGAGCTTCTTTTGGAGCCTTTCCGTGGAAGCATTGGTCACGGAGTGAATCAAGTACATAATGGTTCAATTGGTTTTGATAAGGGTCTTATAGAGGAGAGTAAAATTGGTCGGAAGAGGAACAGGTTGGAGCATGTTAAGCGGAATAGGGTAGTTTGTGGGAATGATGAGGGTGGGATGGAAACTAAGAGAAGTAAGTTAGATGTGTTTGAGTTTAACGAGTATGATGGAAATGAGATGATGGATGAAGACTTGGATGAGGATGAACTCGATGGGAGAAGGTTTTTGGGTTCAAAATCAATGGCAAGAAGTGGTGCCCTGCGGGCATTTGAGACTGGTTCTAGTAGACATGCTGGAGTTGACAGGAAAAAGCATTCCTTTTTTGACAGTGGTGACAGCTTATCTGGTGAAAGGAATAGGGGAGCTGAGTATTCTAATAAGAATAGGTTTGAGATGAAGAGGGATGGGGCTGCTCGGCTTCCAGATTCATTGATAAGAGAGAAGTTGAGGGTTCCTTCAGATGAAGCAATTAGGCTGCAGGGAAAGAATGGTGTTTTGAAGGTGATggtaaataaaaagaataatgtGGGTGGATCCACGAAAAGTTATGATCGCCGGAAAGTTGAAGAAAACAGAAAAGATTCTAGCTTGGGTGATACTGCCAAAGGTGGTTTATTGATTCATCCTTCGTCTTACTCAGAACCAAAGCTTCTCGAGAAACCCGGCTCTGCCATTAGGACTGAGAAAGGTCAGTTGAATGTTCGAAAATCATTGCCAAGTAAGAAAAGTAAGGCAGGTGATTCTGATTCAGATGACAGTGATGCATCATTGAGGTTGGCATCAGACAATGTGGGAACCACCAGTGTTTCTACGGCAAGGGCAAGGTATGGGGGAGGAAGAACACATCAAACTGCAAAGCTTTCTCCACCAAGATGCAAGGAAGGAAAAGTTAGGCGTGGCAGCGGCACAGAGAAGCAATTGCTACGAGAGCGTATAAGGAAGATGCTTATTAATGCAGGCTGGACAATTGATTATAGACCTAGAAGGAACAGAGACTATTTAGATGCAGTCTACATTAATCCCACAGGAACAGCTTATTGGTCCATCATCAAGGCTTATGATGCACTTCAAAAACAATTAGATTTTGAGGACAATAGCTTCAAACCTAGTGGGGACTCTTCTCCATTCACTCCAATATCAGAGGAGGTACTCAGTAAATTAACTAGGCAAACCCGGaagaaaatagagaaagaaatgaaaaagaagcaaagagaaggtggttggagtgaGAATGCAAAAGGAGTGGCTGTGAGAAATTCTGCAACTACCAAGAAACATACAGAGAGCAGTGACAGTGGTGGCCACGAAGAGAAATTGAGTTCCTTCATAAGGCACAATGGCCGGTCACTGAAGGGTAGACCACATGAAATAGATTATGTGAATGTGAGTAATTCAACCAGTAGCACATACAAGGGAGCAACCAAGCACGATAGGATTGAAAGACTTTCCTCTGCATCCAATTCTCGTGTGCTTTTAGGAAGGAAAAGTCGAAAAATTGGCAGATGTACTTTGTTGGTACGCAGTTCTGGTAAGGGTCAGCATTTGGAAACTGATGGCTTTGTTCCGTATACAGGGAAGCGAACCCTGCTGTCCTGGATGATTGACTCTGGAACTGTGCAATTGAGTGAAAAAGTACAGTATATGAATCGCAGACGCACACGAATAATGTTGGAGGGCTGGATCACAAGAGATGGCATTCATTGTGGTTGCTGCAGTAAAATTCTCACAGTCTCCAAGTTTGAGATTCATGCTGGAAGCAAATTGCGTCAGCCATtccaaaatatatttttggaatcTGGAGATTCCCTTCTGCAATGCCAGCTAGAAGCATGGAACCGGCAAGAGGAGTCTGAACGTTGCGGTTTCCACCATGTAGACACTGATGGCGATGATCCAAATGATGATACCTGTGGCATCTGTGCAGATGGTGGTGATTTGATCTGTTGTGATGGTTGTCcatcaacatttcatctgagctGCTTACACATACAG ATGCCTTCCCCTGGTGATTGGCACTGTCCAAATTGTTCATGTAAATTTTGTGGAGTGCTGGATGGGAATTTTTCTCAAGGAAATGATATTACTGTAGGTGCACTGCTAAGGTGCAGTCTATGTCAGAAAAAAT ATCATGAATCATGCATTCCAGAGAATGATGCTGTACCAATGGGTTCCAGTACTCTACCAACTTCTTTCTGCGGGAAGAACTGTAGAGAG CTTTATGAGCGTTTACAGAAGTTCCTTGGTGTTAAGCATGAACTTGAAGCAGGATTTACATGGTCCCTTATTCATCGAACAGATCCAGACTCAGATACATCTCTCAGAGGCTTTCCTCAAAGGGTAGAGTGCAACTCTAAGCTGGCTGTTGCACTGAGTATTATGGATGAATGTTTTTTGCCTATTTTTGACCGTAGGAGTGGAATCAATTTGATTCATAATGTTCTTTATAATTGCGG ATCAAACTTCAGCCGGTTGGACTATAGTGGCTTCTACACAGCCATTTTGGAGAAGGGTGATGAAATAATCTCTGCTGCATCTATCAG GATCCATGGGACACAACTAGCAGAAATGCCTTTCATTGGAACCCGCCATATCTATAGGCGCCAGGGGATGTGTCGTCGGCTTTTTTGTGCCATTGAACCG GCTCTCAGTTCTCTTAAAGTTAAGAGACTGATTATACCTGCCATATCCGATCTCATGCACACATGGACTGGAGTTTTTGGTTTCAATCCTCTTGAAGAATCGCATAAGCAAGAAATGAGGTCCTTGAACATGTTAGCCTTCCCTGGTATGGATATGTTACAAAAACAATTATTGGAGCAAGAGACTACCGAGGCAAACATAACTGCAAGCACAG GTGCAAGGACCATTGGATTTAAAGGCAACTACTGTAGTGCGAATGATTTAGTAACGAAATCTGATATGGATTCCTCTGTGGAGCATGACCTCCATGTTTGCAATGATGCCAAGTTGCATGATACTGATTGGATAAATGACAAAGGTGGGACTGCTGACTCTGTGACCGATTTAGCTACTAAATCAGATTTGGATTCTTCTGTGGGGCATGATCTCCATGTTTGCAATGATGATGACGTGCATGATGCAGATGCAATAAATGACAAAGTTGCTGCCACTGATTCTGCTATTGATGTAGCAACTAAATCTGATGTGGAGTCCTCTGCATGCCTCCACGGAGGCAATGGCATGCTTGGTGTAGATGGGATGAATGACAAAGTTGCTGGTGCTGATTCCACGACTGCTTTAGCCACTAAATCTGTTGTGGATACATCTGTGGCGAATGGTCTCCATTTGTGCAGTGATAATGGCATACTTGATTCTGATGGGATAAACCACAAAGCTGCTGCAGCTGATTCTGGTTTGTTGGCTGTGGATCTTCCCTCAAATGATATATCCCCGATGAGTTGTTCTTCAGATGCGCCTTGGGATAACTTCCAAGTCCTTGCTGAAGGGAATGTATGTTCTAGTTCTCAGTTAAGGGATAAGTTTGCTGAATCTGTTTCTGTAGGAAAGCCTTTCCTTCCCTCTGATGTGGATGACAATGTTCTTGAGATGGAAAAACATGCACCAGATTCTACCATTAAACACACTATCCGGTCTTCTGCAGTAGTTGAAGCTGGTGCTCCAGAAGGAAACATTGAAGCTGCTAGTGTCGAAATCACCCGGGATTCTCCAGGTGAAACTTATGCAGAGAATCTTATTTAA